The sequence TACAGTGTATTTAAGATGCATATATCTGTGGTTATAGGATAGTCTTTCAGTTGTGTGTTGGAAAGCCAGCAGTGGGACTTTAAAATGACCCAAGTTGTTCTTATTGCTCCTATTCAAACATTAATAGGAAATTCACATCAACTACTGCCATCTAGTGCtcataaaataaactattttaagaGACCTGCAATTTTATCAGTATGTCATAACTATCAGCTATTCCTCAACAGAAGAATGATGCACAGGTTACATATGGTTTTGAAGTTGTATATCTCGTAGCGCATTTTTGTACTTAACTAGCTTGTATGTTGaaccaatttatttattaaactactGTGACACATTGTATATCTCATTGAACATGTGCCCTTAGCATGTTTCCAAGAGCTTTGAAGcttacatttataaatgaatcagatttaagctttttttttctaatgggaCCGTGTGCCATTTGTTCTCGATCTCATTCTCAGTCCAGTCCCTCATAAACACTTGTGGGATTATGTAACGTTTTATCATTTCTCCAATAAAGTGTACTACTGGGATTAATCCAGGGAACAGAGAGATACAAATGTAACAAACAGGCTTGAATGCTTGATGAGAAATTCAGAATAATATAATCAGTTATTAAACCCAAATTCATGTGGCTCTTTAGCTTTACCATCTGTTATATGCAAATGTTACTGGATTTGTGTGGTTAAAATTGGATTGTCTGTGTTGTTAAACTTATCTCATGTAGGGGTCCTTGGAGGAAAGGTGTCAAAAAGGTAAAACTATTGTGATAAGATCGAGATTATCAGgcaacaataaaagaaaacaggcaATGCAATTTACATAATCAATAACCTGTATTTGCAATATTTACAACCTTGGGCATTAGACCTACAGCACAGGTAGTAGACtaaatataaaaagtgaaaatgactattattctcCAGTCTGAACCAACCTGGATATTCATAAAGAGTACAATGGTGTGAAATCTGTATAAATCATAATCGTGTGGTAAGGTTGGGGTCTTGTTTGAAACTCACTTTGTAtccttttgatttgtttttaatcaccTCCATTGGATTATTAAAAGTTCTATGAACATAGAGAAATTAGATAAATGGATTGAAGGGGATTGTaggcacaaataaaaaataaaaaataagaagaacACTTCTGtgtatgctttgttttattacaaataaccTTTGTTGATATTTTAGTTATCAGCACAGATGCAGCTCTTTATAATGCAGCTGGGTGGGTTTTATGTGTCTGATTATATACTGTAACAATGAAAGGAAGTCCCAGCCTAAGCTATCACCTCCCAGTGGAAAGAATGTGTTAAGGGATTTCTCTTTCTACTGCTTTTATTAATACCAAGGATACTTTCACAATAAGTTTATTGCATTTCACTTTACTGCATACAGTGGTATAAACTTGAATaatcttttaatttttattttttggtggtaTAATCTTTAATAGGTCTATTTTTATGATGATTTCTTTGGAAAACAACACCATTTACAATTGCATCCTTACATCATTGAAATCTTTTGTTTCCTGATTTTAGTGGGATTTCAACTTTGAGATACTGTAGGTCTTGCCGAgcagtgtcccccccccccccccccccagctgatTAGATCATTTATTGACACTACTTTTCTGCTTCGATGGGTGTATGTCATCACCTGAGGCTCTGGTTAATACAGTAAAAGTTTGTGACATCAAGCCAATCAAAATCAAAGCAAGATTCTTTTTCTCCCAAATAAACTTTATTCACAACacgaaaataacaaaatatcatTCAAAACACAAGCAAGCATAGACAAGACTTTCATTTTTCATAGTactttcatttaaacaaaatctttggaAACAATGCAGAATTTTTATACTTtcggtttaaaaaaatgttctaattATTATTCTACAGCACATGACATCTAATTATTATTCAGAGATCATCTTTAGTTTGTATTTAAAGTGACTTTTACTTAATGTTCTAATTGTTATTCTACAGCACATGACATCTAATTGTTATTCTATAGCACATGAAGATCTATTGTTTGGCATTATTCAGTTAGTGTAGCTGTCTCTAATTTATTCACAGTGTTACCTAGACAACAAAAGAATGACATAGCTTCTGTCAGTTTAGAATGTAATATAAGTTGACCTAGCTCTTGTGCCAAAAGTGTCTCTGCGCCAGAGGAAGTAGTGGGTTATCCTGCAGTCAGGAAGAATGTATGTTACCTTGCCACATGCCATAATGGCAGAAGAGCATGTATTAAAGCATGAAACATTTCCTGGTCATCGTCAAGTTTACAGTGTGAATGGTTAAAGAttgttgggttgggttgggttgtggTAGTCATATCTACGGCAGGGAATACAATGGGGTCTTGCAAGTTTCAAGTATCTGGGTTTGAAACAAGTACCTGTAAATCAGTAGCCCCTGTTACCAAACTGGTCTTAAATGGTTTAAGATAGTATTGACTTATTTGTAAATCAGGTTTCAAGAGGGTTTGTATGTCTACACCTTAAACTGAGGACTCTAAACCAACTGTAGTGCAGACTGCACAGAAGGCCCAGGTATGAAATGATAAATAATACAATGGGACACCAGTGCTTTGCCATTGATGTCAAGTGAAGTGTGTGGAGCAGAGATGAAGTTAcaggttcacatgatttcaaaaaGCACAAAAAAGCACTGGCCTGCAGGCATGATTTCAAACATGATACACAATTTTAATATTAAAGCAACAGAACTCCAAACCATTCAAGCATCATGAAGATAAAGATGAGATAAAGGAAATCTATATGTACTTTAAATTGACTAAAAAAAAGCCAGTGGATTTTATTCAACTACCAAATATCAAGCATACAGAGGATGACAATCTTTAATTGACCTTGAAATTATTTTTGACCAAGTAAGATTATTTACAGCAGTTGACTATAAAGGGGAAATCACAGGAACCCTTTTCTATCATTTTCctttcactttcattttaagAAGCTAATGGTAATTTTTAAGCTTCAATTGTCACCACTAATTTGCATAATCTGAAATAGCAgttcagtaatacaaaacagaataTGCCTTCCTGAAAGTAATCTCCCATGCTGCCATTTGTTTTAAGAATAAGTTCAAATTAAACTTCTAAGCAGGTCAGTTTAAAATGACGAAACCATTTCAGCagtgtttttcattaattaaacttGAGGAAATGACGAGAAAGGAAACTATCCCATTCATCAGGAATTCTGGTTCTCACAGATAAGGCTATAGTTGCTAATCTGAGTAGAATAGCAGGAAATGTTACACTGATGTTTCCGTTTGGACAAACAACAGGGTTGCCTTTTGTTCAGCTGTACTATAGGGAACAAGCAATAGACAAGTGTGAACCGCATGTGAATGTCTCTACTCTTCTAGTTTTACATGTTTCTGTGGGTGCTATGGATACCAATCACACTGAAACCCAACATTATTTGAAGCTGCCAGATAACTTCTATGGTAAGATGTATCAGTTATGCTAGTAAGCTATAGGAAAATGTTAAAGTAACATATTCAAAATCATTAACTATATTTTCTCTACATTTCCTTGATTTACTAAAACTTCACTCCATGTTATTACTGGTCTGAAatgtattactgtgtatttaagaaCATTCATATAGAAACAGAAGacaatgcaggaaaaaaaaatctaattagtacaatacagtacaatactgtattgTGTAGGAGAATGAATGGGGGAAATCATTGAGCCTTGTTTTATTCTGATAACTAtttgtttagatatttatttataatacatataatattgtATACTGTGTATGATACTAGCTGATATCTGCTCCATGTGATTTTGACCTTGAGTGGGGTGGAAACCAACATGTATCTTACTCAGCAACCTATCCTGCATTTTATCTAATATGTAGTTAAATaagcatttgtatttaaaaaaaataataaaaaataaatagaagaaaacagaaaacaaatcttagtgtgatgtaatttccatctgatacaaactaccTGATACAAGCCATCggatacaaagaaaaataaatatcagtgtCTACTATATATTAATGACTTTATAAGGTAGGCAAGGTCAAATGTCTTGTATTAATCTTATAGAAATGTTCAAGGAACGATGATACAGAATTGAGGAGTAATGTATatgaaattaatttgtattttaaacaatatgttaGAAATTAAAGTAGCataatatgtataaaaataatcCCTGTATGCTTTAATGGAAATACAAAATGTCTTACTGCCACCTGGCATTATGTTTCAACGCCATGCGAGTCAtacaatgcaaataaacatttatgtCATGTTCAGAATATACCAATAATATATAAGGAACAAATATATTAACTGTATTTCTGAGTTTGAACAGTAtcagttgtttattttagaaGAACACTAAGTAATTTGCACAAAGtagaaatataaataacatttattcagTATCTTTCATTCCTTCATGTagcaaaaaaagcagaaaaaagcaaaaatcagctaaataaaataataataataataataataataataataataataataatcaattttaCCTTTAGGTCATCTATTACTTTTGTTGTCATTTAACCTCAAAAACAAAGCGTGTCAGTTATGAGGGGAAGCAGGTGGTTGGTTAATAACTGAAAGAAGATGTTGAAGGGGGaggcaatttcactctccaggtggaATGACCTCGCTTGTGCAACCATAACAAACTAATGTATGGCATACAAACTTGCAGCTTTCATTAACCTATTCTGATGCCCTATATAACaggcttttttttatgtttgctatAACGAGTTTAAAAACTGCCCCTGTGAGACCTACACAGAGAACTGAAGAGCACAACACATAAGATTTATGGATTATTTCATTAGTTGTACTGTAACTCCTTTCACTGATATAAGTTCTCCGTTCTCCAACAATGATTTTACCCTGCACTTCAGTAATGgtctacagcaggggtctccaaccttggtcctggagagtcccaatcctgcaggttttatagttgtctttacatcatcaatggctgaAGAGCTGGAAAACTTGTTAaccttgactaattaagccagtaaTTGGGGCAATTAAGTAACAtagctcagttgaaatgaaaaccagaccatttagctctccaggaccaggcttggagacccctggtctacaGACTAATGCagttttttaatacaaacaagGATGGACAAATCCGATTTTCTTGCACCCAGTCCTGTTTTTGTAGAACTACTGTACAGTTACCTTGGTAAATATGATCAAGTGCCAGCAATTGGGCCCTATTGAAAAAATATAGTGTTTTGGGATGGTACAcaatagcattttttattttattttatttttattttaaattaagaatctgcatttttttttttttttaccctgttttctccccaatttgaaatacccaattTTAAGCCCGGCCCACTGCTGCAATCTCCGCATTGACTCTAAACTAATAAGGGTATACtgtttttgtacttatttttagTATCCCTACCTCTGCCAAGTGAAgaatttattattacattaatagTACTAGTTGTTGTTTTAATGACCAGTCCTTCATCTAATATAATTAGTGCTTACTGTAGGAAGGTAATCTTCTACATGAAGAAAAAGTCCAAGgttaataaaattttaatttttttggaccTTATAACAGTCAGAAATCTTTAGGGCTTAACAACTGCAGTTACAAGTTAATGTGTCTGTTTATGGAATCATTCGCTGTGGTTTCTTTCAGAATTGGATTGTCTTGAGCGGGAATTCTCATTTTGCTTTAGGCTGCCAACAATGTGCGATGCGTTCATCCGTTGAAGCACAATGCATATGAACCACAGAATGCTAAATgattttgtataattgtttttattacggTTTATGAGATCCTGGGCAATATACTATTTACCACAGTTTTACATATGTTGATATCATTTCCACAGATAATTTAATCCTGTCCTTCAGCCTGTCAATGGTGGCAGGCCTGACGATTGGTGCTGTCATTTGTATCCTCTTGACATGGCTGTCTCGGCGCAGAGCCTCAGCCCGCATCTCCAGACGAAACCCCAGGCAGTCGCGGACCTCCCCTCACAGCTTCCTGCAGAGCCGCTCTGGGTTCTATCGACACAGCAGCTATGACCGAAGGAGCAACAACAGCCTGGCTAGCGCAGCTCTCACTTTCCAGCACCAGACCTCTCTGGAGCAGGCTGACCCATTTGCCCGGAAACCCAGCTTTAGGGCCTCAACCTTTCAGCCGCTGCTTCAATGCAGCCAGATCGCCCGTGAGGCCGAGGAAGGGAGCCAAACAGCACTCCCAAGAAGTAACACTGGTTCCGCTGTCAACGTGGGCGGACTGGCCCGGCCCGACTCCTTCTGGTCTAATACCTGGTCAGGTTTTTACTCCACACAGACCCCACCGCCTCCCTATGAGACTGTTATTCGAGCTTTCCAAGAGACTTCCACTTGAGTTCCAGcaatgagaaagagagagaaagcatTACTAAATGTATTTAGTCTAGTGCCTTGTAGTTTATGGTATCATAGAAAGTTGAGACTTGACATTAAATTACATCAACCAGGTATTAAAGCTCTAGAAGTATTATACTGTAGAACATAGTTTGGAGAATGGGATATGGTATGTTTGTTATTTTGGTTGTCTATGTCCttgtattataatatttttttagaataaaattGTAATAAATGTCTTTATTGAGAGATGTTTTCTATGCAGCTCCCTGTCCTTGAGTGTCTCATCCTTACACTGCTCTGAGCGACAGTTGCTTAGTCTTATGCACAATCAAGCTTGGGCATCTGTGAGATAGCGCCATCTAAAATGACAGTCGgtgcaaatgtttttattttgagtcaAAAACAATCAGAACTAAAACCTCCAAAACTTACAATTACTTTTACTCTAAAAACGACTTTGTAAAATGGTATTaatttctgtaataatttctgtgtatttttttttttacacttttgcttatttttgtacaGATAAGGTCAACTATCAAAGTAATTCCCTCTATTAAACTGCATTGCtattaaaacattgaataatTTTGAACTtacctttgtgttttttgttaggcttgattactctgaaaaaaatagaCTTTCCATCTGaatattctgaatattttaaatacagtttaaaactcTGTGGAAAATCTACTAGCTACCATGTATACCATTGCTTTTGAAAACCAATTCATTATATGTGTCTGTTTCAGTAATATTGTTACTTGGTTCTCTAATCAGTTGCTGTAGTACAGGATTTGCAGCTGCTGGACATCTACCTCATCACCAAGTCAGTCCTGGGAATACCAAGACAGGCATCCCAAAGCCTGTAACCCCTTACATTAAATAAATTAGCTGTGGATTCCTGTAGTTAAAAGACTATATACACGCTATTAAACAATTTTTGAACAAAGATTCAGCATAAACCGatcattttcataatatttaattaataagtAATTCATATACTGTTATATGTGTTCTCTTTAATTTTCTACTGTCATTTaagcttagatcattatttgccatgcttactattccagcaaaaatacTTTTGAAAAGACTCATTAGGGCTGATTGTGGAGAAGAATATTTTAGAAAAGAGGTTCCACTCTAAGGAAACTGTTAGACTTGCATTGGGAAAGGAAGTTTGGTACATGTAGTTGTggataaataattttttttttttttttttttacacacaaagcAAAATTGCATTGAAAAATCAATACATTAGAATGTAAAAAGGTTTACAGCACCCATGTGGCCTCAATATGGCTCTATCATGTCTAGTCTCTAATAGTTTTCACACTTTAGAGCACTGCTAAGTGTGAACTAAAGCAACACCTGTTGTGTTCCCACTTACCTTAATGCATCTTTCAGTGTGACAGGCTATTGGATTAGCTAATCTAAATCCTGGGGTAGTTTCAACTTTGCATTAATCACTACCAGAATAGTTTCACCCCTCATTAGCATGTGTACACAAACTaagccacattaaaaaaaaaaaggattttgcatGAGTCATACATATACAATGTGCTTTTCACAGGCGCAGCTCAAACAACTGCACTGCGGAGTCAATTCCAGCTTTAGTGTCTCTACACTGAAGAAAAACCAAACTGCATCAAATGTGGGATTAGTTTCTAGCGTGAACAGAACAGTGAGCAAAGCCACATTAACTACTGGATTTGTTACCAAATTCAACTCCTGGATTCATGTTGCtcaagtgtgaaaaaaaagtattagtcCAGCAGTCAGTCGAACTATAAGAGGTATTAAAGTAATTGTGAACGAAACAGGCTGCGAGTCTTGCTTCACTGACAGATATGCAAAGAAAACTGTTCCTCCTGCAGCCTTCTTAATAAACCTGTTGGAAATATTTAAGTACAACTGGAATTACGCTTTTTAGCAGCTTTTAGTC is a genomic window of Polyodon spathula isolate WHYD16114869_AA chromosome 6, ASM1765450v1, whole genome shotgun sequence containing:
- the myct1a gene encoding myc target protein 1 homolog, which encodes MDTNHTETQHYLKLPDNFYDNLILSFSLSMVAGLTIGAVICILLTWLSRRRASARISRRNPRQSRTSPHSFLQSRSGFYRHSSYDRRSNNSLASAALTFQHQTSLEQADPFARKPSFRASTFQPLLQCSQIAREAEEGSQTALPRSNTGSAVNVGGLARPDSFWSNTWSGFYSTQTPPPPYETVIRAFQETST